The DNA segment CGCCGGAGCGCACGATCGCGACGCGTCGGCGAAACTCCGGCAGCGATATCGGCACACCCGGTACGCGACGCATGCGCAGCCGCACGAGGAACTCCTGATAGAGCACCGAATCCGTGCGGAAGGCCGAGGCTGAGTCATCGAGAATTTCCGAGAGCACGGCACTCACCCGCGCCTCGCGGTCCTCAGGCGATAATTCCGGCTGGCTGACCTTCGGTTCAGCCGGCGCGGCGCCGGCCGCAGGCGCGGAGCGGGAGAGCTCCGCCAGGATATCCGTCGTCGGACGTGGCGCAGGCGCAGCGCGACGAACGACCGGCCGTGAGAATTCCTCCGGATCCGGCGTGAAGATCAAATCCTCCACGTCCTGCGGCGCATCCGGCAGCGGCATCAGCTTGGGGCTGGAGGAGCGCGCCGACGTTTCAACCGCGCCGATGGTGATCGGCAGCGGCCGGCGCGACAGAGCCGGACCGAGCGCGACGAAATTGCCGCGCTTCAGGTCACGGAACATTTCCGCCTGCCTGCGGTCCATGCCGAGAAGGTCGGCGGCGCGGGCCATGTCAATATCAAGGAAGGTACGCCCCATCAGGAAGTTGGACGCCTCGGCCGCAACGTTCTTGGCAAGCTTCGCCAGGCGTTGTGTGGCGATGACGCCGGCAAGCCCGCGCTTACGGCCACGGCACATCAGGTTGGTCATGGCGCCGAGCGACATCTTGCGCGCGTCTTCGGAGACGTCGCCGCCGACGGAAGGGGCAAACATCTGCGCCTCGTCGACGACGACGAGCACCGGATACCAATATTCGCGATCGGCATCGAACATACCGTTGAGGAAAGCGGCCGCGGCGCGCATCTGCTGCTCAATATCGAGCCCTTCGAGCGTCAGCACGCAGGAAACACGATGTTGGCGGATACGGTTGGCGATTCCGGCAAGTTCGGCCTCGGTGCGCTCGCCGTCCACCACCACATGGCCGAACTTGTCGGCCAGCGTGACGAAATCACCTTCGGGATCGATGATGACCTGCTGTACCCACTGCGCCGACTGCTCCAGCAGACGCCGCAACAGATGCGATTTCCCGGAGCCGGAATTGCCCTGCACAAGGAGACGGGTCGCCAGCAGCTCCTCGATATCGAGTTGGGCGCTGGTCCCGCCGGACGCCGTTCCCATGTCGATGCCGACCTGCAATGCACTACCCCTTTGACAAGACTCAAATGTGAAGACGCCCATCTTTCAGAAACAGGGCGTCCCCGTCTATCAAAGATTTCCAAGCTTCGCGTCCGTGGATTGAAAAAACCCACAGGCAATTGCGGGGCTTATCTGAACCGCAGATTGGCCCGCGACAGCTCGCTGACGGAGGTGCATCCCATCAGCTTCATGTCGCGCTCGATCTCGGTGCGCAAATGCCGCAATGCGCGCTCCACACCTGCCTGACCGGCAGCGGCCAGCGGATAGAGGTAGAAGCGGCCGATACCGACAGCCTTGGCGCCGAGCGAGAGGGCCTTCAGCACATGTGTGCCGCGTTGGATGCCGCCATCCATCATCACATCGATGCGGTCACCGACGGCATCAGCGATTTCCGCCAGTTGATCGAATGCCGAGCGCGAGCCGTCCAATTGCCGGCCGCCATGGTTCGAAAGCACGATGCCGGTACATCCGATGTCGACAGCACGCTTGGCATCCTCGACCGACATGATGCCCTTCAGGCAGAACTGTCCGTTCCAGTACTTCACCATCTCGGCGACATCGTTCCAGTTCATCGACGGATCGAGCATTTCGGTGAAATACTTTCCGATCGACATAGCGCCGCCGCTCATGTCCACATGTTCATCAAGCTGCGGCAGACGGAATTTCTCGTGCGTGAGATAGTTGAGCGCCCAGGCCGGCTTAATGGCGAACTGGGTGACACCGGCCAGATTAAGCTTGAACGGAATGGAGAACCCGGTGCGAAGATCGCGCTCGCGATTGCCGCCGGTAATGCTGTCGACCGTCAGCATCATCACATTGACGCCGGCTTCCTTCGCCCGCTCCATCATAGCCCGGTTCAGCCCGCGATCCCTGTGGAAATAGAACTGGTAGACCTGCGGGCCTGGATACTTCTTGCGGATTTCCTCAAGGCTGACGGTCCCGAGCGAGGAGACGCCGAACATGGTGCCGAGCGAGGATGCTGCAGCGGCCACTGCATTTTCGCCCTGGTGATGGAACAGCCGCTGCAACGCCGTCGGCGAGCAATAGAAGGGAGTTGCGAGCTTTTGTCCCATGACGGTGACAGACATGTCGATCTCGCTGACGCCGCGCAGGACGTTCGGAACGAGATCGCAGCTTTCGAAGCTTGACGTGTTACGCCGCAGCGTCACCTCATCGTCGGCGGCACCGTCGATATAGTTGAAGATCGGACCGGGAAGGCGCTTTTTCGCAAGGAGGCGAAAATCATGGAAGTTGTGGCATTCACGCAGACGCATGGCTTGCCTCGACAACGACACCGCAATCATTCTCAAAAGACATCAAACATCGACCTCCCAATATCCCGCCGCTCAGTCCGATCGTGAACTACAGCCGATGCAAGCGTGCTTCCCACTTGTAAAGCACATCCGGCTCTTTCTCCTCATTGCCTGCTCCGTCAGACTCGTCAACCACGAAGAAGCCGTGCTTCTCATAAAAGCGGCGCGCGGGCTCATTTCTCTTGAATGTCCAGAGTGAGAGCACCGGATAGGTCGATTTGGCAACATCAAGTAGGCGGCTGCCGATACCATGCCGCTGCGCCTCGGGCAGAACATAGAGCTGATCGATCCAATCCTCGAGAAAGGCGATGACGCCGACGAGGCGACCGCCCTCCTCCGCGCCCCAGATCTGGCAATCTTTGAAAACCACCGCGCTCCAGAAGCCGACATCCTCTTCCGGGGTATGAAGCCCGGCAAGCATCGGCAGCCGCTCATTGAAGGACGCGCGATGGACGGCCGCAGCCGCCGGCATGTCCGCGAGATCGAGTTTACGAAATGAAACTTTGTCAGTCATCATCAAGCCTTGAGCCCGAAACCCTGCATTAGCCGCCGAGTCGAAAAATCCGGCGTACCGGAAGTGAAGACGGCGAAATCGAAATTGTCCGGATGTACGGCATCGGCCACCAGCGGCACCAGGCTGCGGGCGCGGCGTGCGATCGCTTCCGCAGGATCGAGCCAATCGACCGGCCAGGGAGCCAACCGGCGAAAGACATTGGCCATGAAAGGATAATGCGTGCAGGCGAGCACGACGATATCGGTCCTGCGTCCTTCCTTCTCCACGAAGCACTGAGCGATTTCGGAGAGGATGGCATCGTCCGAGACGGTATCGCCGCGAATATAGGTTTCGGCCATGCGCGCCAGATTCTCGGAACCGACTAGGCGGACATGGCATTGGGTCGCAAAGGACTGGATGAGATCGCGCGTATAGGCGCGTTTGACGGTGCCTGGCGTCGCCAGCACCGAAACCAGCCCAGAGCGCGTGCGCTCGGCAGCCGGCTTGATTGCCGGCACGGTGCCGACGAACGTCATCTGCGGAAAGGCGGCGCGCAGATCGGCGCCGGCGAGCGTGAAGGCCGTGTTGCAGGCGATGATGCAGACTTCGGGATCATGCTCGGTCAGCAGCTTCGCGAAAAGGCCGACAATGCGCTCCCGCAAAGCCTGTTCTTCCCAGCCGCCATAGGGAAAGCCGGCACTGTCGGCGACATAGATAAAGCCGCGCTCCGGCATCAGCACGCGCGCCTCGCGCAGCACGGTCAGGCCGCCGATGCCCGAGTCGAACACCAGAATGGGTTTCAGCTCATTCGCCGTTGCTGTCATCGTTTGTGGTTTCCTTGGGCGCGGCAGGGGATCGGGGATGCGAGCCGCTGCCGCGCGGAGATTTGCGCGAGAAGCGGTCGAGGGATGAGATCACCCCGCGCAGGACGCTGATTTCCTGTTCCGTAAACGCCCGGCGCGAGAGGACCGCGCGCAGATTGTCGACCATTTTCGGCTTTTTCCCGGCAGGATGGAAATAGTTGCGTGCGTCCAGCGCTTCTTCGAGCTGATCGAACAGGCCGAAGAGCTGCTCCTTGGTGGAAGGCCTCTGTTCCATCGCCTGGAAGGGTACGGAGGCTAGATCCTCCATGCCGGATTTCATCCATTCGTAGGA comes from the Rhizobium sp. NXC24 genome and includes:
- a CDS encoding ATP-binding protein, translated to MQVGIDMGTASGGTSAQLDIEELLATRLLVQGNSGSGKSHLLRRLLEQSAQWVQQVIIDPEGDFVTLADKFGHVVVDGERTEAELAGIANRIRQHRVSCVLTLEGLDIEQQMRAAAAFLNGMFDADREYWYPVLVVVDEAQMFAPSVGGDVSEDARKMSLGAMTNLMCRGRKRGLAGVIATQRLAKLAKNVAAEASNFLMGRTFLDIDMARAADLLGMDRRQAEMFRDLKRGNFVALGPALSRRPLPITIGAVETSARSSSPKLMPLPDAPQDVEDLIFTPDPEEFSRPVVRRAAPAPRPTTDILAELSRSAPAAGAAPAEPKVSQPELSPEDREARVSAVLSEILDDSASAFRTDSVLYQEFLVRLRMRRVPGVPISLPEFRRRVAIVRSGADEATMATDAWATALSLSSSVTDDLQGVFLMLAKAAICGEPCPSDARIARAYGTHSARRARRLLSYFEEQGSVVVHTDFSGKRIVAFPDMGSQTAPGDANAPDLDSSEQAAAE
- a CDS encoding alpha-hydroxy acid oxidase, whose protein sequence is MRLRECHNFHDFRLLAKKRLPGPIFNYIDGAADDEVTLRRNTSSFESCDLVPNVLRGVSEIDMSVTVMGQKLATPFYCSPTALQRLFHHQGENAVAAAASSLGTMFGVSSLGTVSLEEIRKKYPGPQVYQFYFHRDRGLNRAMMERAKEAGVNVMMLTVDSITGGNRERDLRTGFSIPFKLNLAGVTQFAIKPAWALNYLTHEKFRLPQLDEHVDMSGGAMSIGKYFTEMLDPSMNWNDVAEMVKYWNGQFCLKGIMSVEDAKRAVDIGCTGIVLSNHGGRQLDGSRSAFDQLAEIADAVGDRIDVMMDGGIQRGTHVLKALSLGAKAVGIGRFYLYPLAAAGQAGVERALRHLRTEIERDMKLMGCTSVSELSRANLRFR
- a CDS encoding GNAT family N-acetyltransferase, coding for MTDKVSFRKLDLADMPAAAAVHRASFNERLPMLAGLHTPEEDVGFWSAVVFKDCQIWGAEEGGRLVGVIAFLEDWIDQLYVLPEAQRHGIGSRLLDVAKSTYPVLSLWTFKRNEPARRFYEKHGFFVVDESDGAGNEEKEPDVLYKWEARLHRL
- the murI gene encoding glutamate racemase yields the protein MTATANELKPILVFDSGIGGLTVLREARVLMPERGFIYVADSAGFPYGGWEEQALRERIVGLFAKLLTEHDPEVCIIACNTAFTLAGADLRAAFPQMTFVGTVPAIKPAAERTRSGLVSVLATPGTVKRAYTRDLIQSFATQCHVRLVGSENLARMAETYIRGDTVSDDAILSEIAQCFVEKEGRRTDIVVLACTHYPFMANVFRRLAPWPVDWLDPAEAIARRARSLVPLVADAVHPDNFDFAVFTSGTPDFSTRRLMQGFGLKA